The Denticeps clupeoides chromosome 4, fDenClu1.1, whole genome shotgun sequence genome segment TCCCATGACTTTGATGTAGAAAACGTCACCAGATGCAACATGTTGAGTGAGAGCTTGCAATCgcggtgaagtgtgtgtttctcgACTAACCCATACAAAGCAACCGGTTGCCATGGTTTTAGAGCCCCACCCAGTGATTCTATTACCTTTCACTTCCTGTCAACAGAAGAGGAAGGCATGACATTTCCTGCACTTCCTACCCCCGGCTAAAGTGCTGACTGCTGAGTGATTGACTTGTATGATCTTGTGCATATAGATTTCATTTATCATAACTGCTCTGAATTCAGAGGGTTTTCATTTGCATGTCCAAGTGGCTCATGCTGCAGTAGTGTGCATGCCTTGTATCTGAATCTAGAAGCAGACCTGATTAACACATTAACAAAGAGATTCTGCTGGAAATAAGGTTAGGAAAATAATGCTGGATTCGTTATCTGATCCCACATCCCTCCTGACCTCTTTGTGACTTCCAACCCCCACCGTCAACATATGGCCTCATGTGCTGATCTCCCCATCCTGTGTAACGTGGTGAAACAGGGCTGCCTGGGGTAGGGCCGGAAGCGGTGGTGATGGATCAAGAGTGATTACTGTTATTACGTTATTGATCATTATTTAGAGGCATCTGTGGATTTACTACAGTTTTGTTCTTCTGTCACACCAGGCGAGACTTTATATCCGGCCCGCTCATTTCCGGtgacaccacaaacacacccacaaatAGCTGTTAACAAAACCCCCTTGGCCATAAATTTAAGCTCAAAGACTTTATTGTCGTTGCACAACCAAACTTAGTGTAACAGTACAACGAAATTGAGGTCCTGCCCACCACCCCCAGTGCAAAATTCCATAATCAAGAATAGAAGATTGAAAGGTAGTAACATCAGTAGAAGGAGcatataatgcaaaataatgcaaaataaatacacaataataaGGATACTTTGtaagaaatgtttcatttatttatttaattttcttgtGAGCAAATCTCATAGTTACGTAACATAAGTcatgtgtaaaaaaacagagaacaaaaaaggaacatgcccgatatattaaaataaatgcataaaagagAGACGTTtgcagaaatgaataaaaaacctCTCTGCACCTTGCACAAGTTCTGGAGCTGGCTGTTGATagtgctatataaataaaaaaaagatggaaagatAGGAAAGCagtgaagaataaaaatgtcagcGGTTGCCTGAATAAATGAAGCACtcagcaaaataaattaaaaacccacataaaaaaaacaacataaaaacccacaaaaagaagaaaaaaaaaacataaattaaagaATTgttctttaaaacatttttacccGTGTTGGTTGATCGCGacaggaggtaaaaaaaaaaaaaaaaatgtagtcaTTGTTTAGTCCTAACACAGAGAagcctgatctgagaacagtaCCACAGCATTGAGTGCCACTCACACCCGTTGGTCTCtcagaaaaaaagcttttagCGCTTTTATCTTTAGTGGGATCAGAAGACACCACTGACCTGCAATCTATCACTAATTCGACTGGCTGCAAGTTGGATAAATAGTAAATAAGAGAGGAGAAAGGGCGTGCGTGTAGAGCGCAATATATAGTTATTTAAGAGAACGATGTGGCAGGAAGCTGAAAGTGCTGAAAACCCATTAAATCTCATTCACTTTTACATTTCCGCAAACAGTCCTTCAAAATCCCCTTCCTCTCAGTCCATTTGGCACAATTTTAGAGAGACGCCATAACAAGCGAACCCAAAGCCAGGGTGGAGGGGCTGAGTGAATGAGGTCTGAACCCTGTGCAGGAGGGTCATGCTGTCAGCAACGGTGTAGAAGGACAGCGTTCCCGCCCTGTGGTCCAGGTACACCCCTATCCGAGGCGAATATGGACCCGGGACCTTACAGACCGCCTTGTTGTGCCAGAAGTAGTAGCCTTTCTTGGAGCAAAACAAGCTCCACGATTTGAGGTTGTGCCCGAAGTGAGCCTCGGCGCCGTCCCCTTTGCAGGACATGTCCCCGTAAGCCACAGCAACATTGACACCCATTCCATTCCACTCTGCCTCCCAGTAGCAGCACCCAGACAGGCCCTTACTGCTTAGCACTTGGCACCAGTAGTCGAATCGTGCTGGATGGTCAGGGCCAGAGGACTCCTTGTCTCTCACCGTCACCGCCATTTTGTCCTCAGACAGGAGGAGGTCTCTGTGTGCCGTCTTACGGTCCAGCTGGAAATTGCATGAGTCTGGAGCAGAAAGAATCACCTCAAATTGAATCATGTCTGTTTTGTTCaacatatttaatttatattcactatattactataaattcatttttggaaatgttacaatattaacaattatataaaaataacaatcatttatatttttcttgatgtttacagtaataattactatttggaataaaaatattaaacatttgacATTAAATGAACACCATTTCTTTACTGTACATTCACACGTTGCATCACACTAGCGCCtgagggtgggcgtgtctgctgtGCAGGGATCACGGGAGTGGCAACCAATCGTTGTTTCTCACTTTTGACAACTTAGACACTTAACCAGCAATAAACCCGACAGATTGGTGTTTACATTTTGTTGGGTGGGTGGAGgtaacctagtgggtagcacactcacctatgaaccagaagatccaggttcaaaccccacttactgccatcgtgtccctgagcaagacacttaaccctgagtgtctccagggggactgtccctgtaactactgattgtaagtcgctccggataagggcgtctgataaatgctgtaaatgctgcgTGCTTGCACGCACAAACAATGCGAAGCAGCAAACTCAAAACGGAATTTGGAGTCGCAAAACATATATTATAGGAATATTTACTCTTAAGAATTCATCACAATTCCATTCAAGTAATCAATCACATCTTTGcgttaattgtgattaatcataCTAGTAATAATTGTTACTTTAATGAAAtgtccattcattcattttccaaATCCTTTTAACTGGTGAACGCAGGGGAACCCCATGCAGGTACGGAGACAACAGGAATTACAGTTGTTTCTCCGTGCTGTGAGACAACAGTGTTCATGCTTGTGTTCAGTGTTCATGCTCTcgacaacaacactacatagaactccattACAcaccagcactttcactctcaatcactcaggactctttgcacaaaatctctgctctttttactttttttttatctttatacattgattgtcactcatttgcacaccttcaccctacctgttacacatattttatgttaaagacataaaagtgtaatatttaataaataataaagtaaagtgaagtgattgtcacacgtgatacgcagcagcacagcacacggtgcacacagtgaaatttgcatttaacccatcaccctgagtgagcagtgggcagccatgacaggcgcccggggagcagtgtgtggggacggtgctttgctcagtggcacctcagtggccttctgattacaaggccacttccttaaccgctaggccaccactgccctctatGTGGTtaagtttgcaatatttgcatgttggttttcattgtttacttgcaatatttgcaatactgtggtctgtagcagtcgctaaaagcatttcactgcatatcatactgtgtatgactgtgtatgtgacaaataaaatttgaatttgatttgaattttgTTTTGTGGAGTTATGAAACAGACATACAGTAGAGGAACTCTGGTCTGGTCATGGGCACTGGGCTCTGCACAATCTTCACTGTGTTGGCTGTGGACAAACAGGGTTAAATTAGAATAACCACACACATTCAATGCACATTTGGACACTGTTGAGGATGTAAATGAATTTTCATGTCTATTTTCATCTTAACAGTGTCCTCCATGCACAGGTTTCAATTAGTGTCTCACAGGTAGGAATTCTTCACGACTTTGTGGATCATCTTTGTGGTTCATGGTCAAAAGGCCATCGTGACTACTCACCTGCTCGGGATACTTTTGTCCATTCCCCCTTTAGAATGTCCTCAAGCTTCTTCTTCAGATCACAGACTGCACTGTTAACCATCCCAAAATCCAGCACTGAAGCAATTGTGATGCTAGAATTGTCCAGCAGACCAGGTCGTGTGATGAAAGGCTggcagctctgggaaaaaaacaacaatgataacaataatcagaataaaaataaaaatcgaaCATTTTTCACAATCAGTATAAACAATGGGAGGTGTGACGATACTCTATAGTAAATGGTCTTCTGGACAACAGCAGGTCAACCTTGCAGAACATTAACCTGTTCAATTTAATCATTCATTGAAAGGCATTTGCACTCAGATGCCATACCGTCTTGTCATATTGTCAACATAAAGTTTAATTGATATGTAGCTTGACAAGGATGGAATGTAGCAAGAATGTACTGAATTCCAATACTttactcaaacatttttttccaatcTGTGTTTTAATGGAAAATAACACATGGAATGATACTCTAACTTGAGGGTGAAGCAAGTCAATTGGGAAACAAAACTGATAGTAGCCTAGACCACAAGGTCCtggattcaaaccccacttacaacctttgcaagacccttaaccctgaatgtcccCAGGGGGCATTAAGGCATAAGGCACTCTGGATGAGGCTGTTCCTAAATGCTATAAATTTAAGTCTATCCTGTTAAAACCATAGAAAGTCACTTTTACTTGTGTCCGTGGGTCAGGTTACCTGCAAAAAGTGGAAGTGATCGTTAGTGTGCAGCAGCAGGTCCAGCTCCGCGTCCTTTTTCTTAAGCTCAGAAATGTCTCGTTCCAGTTGCGCCAGGAGCCTCTCCGCAGCCTTCTCCTGATTCAGGACCAGCTCCCGGACTTCCAGCCGCCTTCTCTCAATGGAGCCGATCAGCTCCTCAAAGAGCCTGTCGCTCTTCTCCATCGCTGCATGTCCCGAGCTCTGATTAAATCAATTTTCATGCATCATCACTGAGGTGCAGTTGGGATTAGGAGGCAGGATATAGAGGGAACAATTTGTTTCTGGAGGTTTCAGGTCTTCAAAAGCAGTTTGTCTTACCTTCAGTGAGTCCAAAGCCTGCCTCAGCTCCAGCAACTCCTTCTCCTTGGTCTGAATCCTGAGTCTGAACTTCTTTTCGTAATGCCAAGTACCCGCTATGGAAAATTATGTCAGGCTGTTGGTCTACAAATATTTGCAGCAGACGTATACTGTGGACCGAAACAGCACCGGTGCCGTGTTGTCTGCCTTGTGGACATTAGGCTTGGACATGattgcttttgtcattgtgatactatTACCATACATGGTgacacacaactaaatgtgtcctctgcatttgacccatcaccctcagccatgaaaggcactcggggagcattgtgtgtgaggatggtaccatgatcaaggggacctcggtagCACCTTGTGAATCGAGATATAAACCTGCttccgtacccgctaggcctccactgccccgcTGGAATTTTGGCATCTACTCCTCATTTGGTCTTGCACCCATGAGAAATATCTGGTGCACGTTGAATCAAATGAACCCAAAATACCAAACGAATCAGGGTGCGcagaacagaggaaaaaaaacaggacgtGAAAGGCTTAGTGGACCAGGTCCGGTGGtgggggtcagtggtggcctagtggttaaggaaggttgccagttcgaatcccgatctgccaaggtgccactgaggtgccactgagcaaagcaccatccccacaaactgctccccgggcacctgtcatggctgcccactgctcaccaagggtgatggttaaaagcagaggacacatttcgttgtatcaccgtgcgctgtgctgtgtatcacgatgacaatcacttcactttcacttcactaatgtGGGTTTAAAGGGCTTATCGGCTCTCTGGACCAACAAACAGAAGCTCCAGCAGCTGGAATGAAGCTGAGTGAGTCTGAGTGATATTTATGGTGATCAGGTGTAAAGGTTTAATAAAGTAAAACTAAATCATAATGACTCTGCTGTTAAGCTATTTTCTTTAGCTGgggatttagttttttatggCTTGTTCTCTGTTTTAATAATTTGGAGTTTCATTCAGTTCTGccttgaataaataaataataaaatatttttatagcaCTTGTTATCTGAGCAGcctaatgcatatttaataatCTTTTGGGAAACAAAGAAGGCCTACAGTGTGTAAAAACACCTCTTTGCTCAGCAGGGTTCAAAACAACAGTACGAATCGCCCTGAATGATGGCTCCAAATAAAAAGTGCCCGAATCTGAAGGATTTGGGAAACGTTAAGGTTTTTGGGGTATGTTTTCCTGGAAATGACTCAGTGTTTTGCAGACCCAGCTATAGATATAGAATGAGGAATAGAGAGAAAACAAACCTTCGCCATGGCCTCACTTTTGCACAATGTCTGACCGCCGGCTGCAGTGTTATGAAAGAGCGCATTGGTCAATAAGAGTTCGCCCATCAGTTATTCCCATCCCAGCACAAGGGCTTTTTTGTTGTGCAGAGTGACCACATTCAAAACAGCACCCAGAGGTCCGCCAGTGCCAGGGAAAATGTTATTCAAACCCGCGTTATCTCTCATTTTACAATGGGGGAGGAGCAGGTCGATCCGACTCTGATCAGTAATAGATAGCCGGATGGCGCGCCTCCAGCATTTGAATGTGGAGTGGGAAGGAaggtttatttgttttattcatagatcatttttacattttctagtcCATTTTCTGAGGCCGACCCAAGCCAAGTTCTAGTTGGCTTGGGTCAGGTCAATCTGGCTCGGTAAATGAGCGCTCATTTAGCAAACATGAGATTGTGGCCTAtggtacctatcctttccatatgagtCGCTGCTGGTAAATTTGTTTCGGTTATTGGTAAATGTGTTCTATTAAATGACCATTTTAAAACgacattttaatttgatttgcaattctcggccaccgtcgtcaggtgatgaGTTTTAATAATCGCGgaaattatgttttaaacccacAAAGAAAGCAgggtttttaaaaagatgtACCTGTCAGGTCAGGTTTGGGCCAGGCAATGGCTGACATCACCTCATCATGGCTAAATGTATGTAAAGAATCTCCACGGTTCCACTGACCTCCTTGTTCGTCCTCAGTGTTTGCATTTACCTGCTTTTTTGCTCTTTCCGTGGCGGCTGAGACCGTATCGTGGCTCTTGTGCTTGTCCATCACACACAGAAAGCAGATGTACTGCTGGTCGGTCTGACAGAAGATCTCCAGAAGCTTGTCGTGGTGAGGGCAGATCCTCTCCTGCAGGTGCATGGAAGCCTCCACCAGCTTGTGCCTCCTCAGTGCCGGAGACTCGTAGTGAGGCGTGAGGTGAAGCCTGCAGTACGAGGCGAGACACACCAGACAGGACTTGACGGCTTTGAGCTTCGTCCCCGTGCAGAAATCACAAGACGCGTCTCCTGGACCAGGCAAGCAGGACTCAGGGGGTCGGGACAGAAGATGTGTGGTCTTCAGCTTTTCCACCATTTCAGTCAGTATGGTATTGCGGTGGAGGATTGGTTGGGGCTGGAAGGTCTGTCTGCACTGGGGACAGCTGGCTGGCTTCGGGTCAACCCCGCTGCCCCAGTAACTCTTGATGCAGTCCATGCAGTAGCTGTGTCCACAGGGAATAGCCACGGGATCCTTCAGCAAATCCAGGCATATTGGACAGTAGAACTCCATGTTGTCCAGAAGCTCTAGAGCCTGAGCCATTAGAGCACATTTAGCTTGGTGCCGTTTTCCTTCTGGGTGCCAGTGGAAAGGGAATTTCGATTAAGATGAGCCCCGTTCCTCCCACAAggaagtaaagtgtgtgtgtgtgtgtgtgggggggggttttATAACCCATCCATTacagaaaatgcacacaaacaggcaggcaggcacACAGTGTCGGGTCAGTTTTTCCCGTTAGTGGCATTTATTTGAAACtggattatatatatttttttcccattcgATTCATAAAGCTCGCTCCAACATAGGCACTGTGAACAGAGAGTACAGAGTCTTCGAATACTCCCAATCATTTAacataaactaaataaaaaaagagaatcttTTTTCAAGCATTTTAGGACCAAAACAGTAATACAAACCAAGTAAGCCtttatgttttcatttgttCTAAGTGCTATGTGCAGCTACATGATTTAGATACTGGATTATAGCAACTGAAGCTCCTGCAGGCAATAACACTGtcatatatttgcatatgtgtgctTAAGGCAAATCGGGTGCATGCCATAATGTACGAACACGGCATCCGTACAACTGCAGTTAAGACAAACAAagtgtcttttctttcttttcacatCGGTGAAGTACACAAAACCACAACCACGATCACGACTGTGATGAATACTGTGTGTAAACCATGTGCAGTAGGACAAGCGTTACTTTGGAAATCGGGGGAGACTTGAGCACAGAAGCTACTCAACATTAAGCGTCACTTGCAACAGCtgccatttttctttaattctcAGTTTGTCGAGTTTTCTTCATATATGCGTGATCAGCCAAAGCTATAAACATTTTTCTTCCTGATGACGATTAAAAGCTCAACATCAGACAGTAATCGCTGTTTCCCATTCCTCCAGTGTTACGATCACGTCTCATTTCACGAACTGTCAAAATTCCCTCCCTTGAGAAGGAATCACGCAAATTTACCCTGGTGAAATGGGACACGATCGTGCTCTCTTTCTTTGACACATTCATTCctttattatgttatttttgcTAACAACACTACAAGCCAGAAGTCTGGGTCCACCCTCCATGCCTTTCACAATTTCAAAGTTAGAGAGACTCTCCGCTTTGTTGGTGTTTATTTCCAGAAACTGCTGTGAATCTTTAAACAGCGGCGATAATGATCGGGGAAGCAAAAACGCAAcaaaactgcacaaaaaaagggTTTAACCGTATACTGCACgtaatttaaatttaataaaaattagaAATTTAAAACATCCAAATTTAGCAACACTAAGTCTGGAGAAATGTTCAAAAAAATGTTCGAAAATAAACTGAcatgagaaaatgaaataaatatgtgaatCTGCTGTGATTAAAGCAGGGGGTGTTTTTTTTGATGAAACTCCTATAGAAACATTGACATGCGGtaaaatacacattacacatgacaactattcatgttcatttgttttaaaggtcccctgaaatgaaaaaaaagttttttgcttttattattattttgttagtggtcccctaaaactgtatgtgaagtctctttccgaaattcagccttggtgcagaattacagccactttgatccggtCCCATGATGAGACTTCTGAACttccgtttcagtgtctgtggcttcatttttttacatccactca includes the following:
- the LOC114789048 gene encoding LOW QUALITY PROTEIN: E3 ubiquitin/ISG15 ligase TRIM25 (The sequence of the model RefSeq protein was modified relative to this genomic sequence to represent the inferred CDS: inserted 1 base in 1 codon), whose amino-acid sequence is MAQALELLDNMEFYCPICLDLLKDPVAIPCGHSYCMDCIKSYWGSGVDPKPASCPQCRQTFQPQPILHRNTILTEMVEKLKTTHLLSRPPESCLPGPGDASCDFCTGTKLKAVKSCLVCLASYCRLHLTPHYESPALRRHKLVEASMHLQERICPHHDKLLEIFCQTDQQYICFLCVMDKHKSHDTVSAATERAKKQRVLGIXEKKFRLRIQTKEKELLELRQALDSLKSSGHAAMEKSDRLFEELIGSIERRRLEVRELVLNQEKAAERLLAQLERDISELKKKDAELDLLLHTNDHFHFLQSCQPFITRPGLLDNSSITIASVLDFGMVNSAVCDLKKKLEDILKGEWTKVSRAANTVKIVQSPVPMTRPEFLYYSCNFQLDRKTAHRDLLLSEDKMAVTVRDKESSGPDHPARFDYWCQVLSSKGLSGCCYWEAEWNGMGVNVAVAYGDMSCKGDGAEAHFGHNLKSWSLFCSKKGYYFWHNKAVCKVPGPYSPRIGVYLDHRAGTLSFYTVADSMTLLHRVQTSFTQPLHPGFGFACYGVSLKLCQMD